A window of the Actinobacillus genomosp. 1 genome harbors these coding sequences:
- the yihA gene encoding ribosome biogenesis GTP-binding protein YihA/YsxC, translated as MLKLNYHKTHFLTSAPDIRHLPEDNGVEIAFAGRSNAGKSTALNALTNQKNLARTSKTPGRTQLINLFEVEPNCKLVDLPGYGYAAVPEQMKLQWQKALGEYLQKRECLRGVVILMDIRHPLKDLDQQMIEWAVSAQLPVLLLLTKADKLSQSARSKTVKMVREAILPFQGDIQVEAYSALNKIGIDKLSDKLDSWFAEQFLNQGA; from the coding sequence ATGCTCAAACTAAACTATCACAAAACTCATTTTTTAACTTCCGCACCGGATATTCGTCATTTACCGGAAGACAATGGTGTGGAAATTGCCTTTGCCGGTCGTTCAAACGCCGGTAAATCTACTGCTCTCAATGCATTAACCAATCAAAAAAACTTAGCACGAACTTCAAAAACACCGGGGCGTACTCAGTTAATTAACTTATTTGAAGTCGAGCCGAATTGTAAACTGGTCGATTTACCCGGATACGGTTATGCGGCGGTACCGGAGCAAATGAAGCTCCAATGGCAAAAAGCGTTAGGCGAATACCTACAAAAACGTGAATGTTTACGCGGTGTGGTGATCCTGATGGATATTCGCCACCCGTTAAAAGATCTCGACCAACAGATGATCGAATGGGCGGTATCCGCACAATTACCGGTGTTATTGCTATTAACTAAAGCGGATAAACTCAGCCAAAGCGCAAGAAGTAAAACGGTAAAAATGGTGCGAGAAGCGATTCTACCGTTCCAAGGCGATATTCAAGTCGAAGCCTACTCTGCACTCAATAAAATTGGTATTGATAAACTTTCCGACAAATTAGATAGCTGGTTTGCCGAACAATTCCTCAATCAAGGAGCATAA
- a CDS encoding DUF805 domain-containing protein has protein sequence MIWYKALFSFQGRLNRQGFWIGFAINFIFLFIVANFWLNSTAFNLISLLPLALSLYSLSAVIIKRLHDRNRSGKAVTMAFLPLVCYGVSLSAQGTMQWLLGIMMPMFIGTMLLLEWGVFKGNPQANQYGEKGLSVKFLAQ, from the coding sequence ATGATTTGGTATAAGGCACTGTTTTCGTTTCAAGGGCGGCTTAACCGCCAAGGCTTTTGGATCGGCTTTGCGATTAACTTTATTTTCTTATTTATTGTTGCAAATTTTTGGTTAAATTCGACCGCTTTCAATCTGATCAGTTTGCTTCCGCTTGCATTATCGCTATACAGTTTATCTGCGGTGATTATTAAACGCCTACACGACCGAAACCGTTCGGGAAAAGCGGTTACCATGGCATTTTTACCGCTTGTGTGCTATGGTGTATCGCTTTCCGCCCAAGGCACGATGCAATGGCTATTGGGGATAATGATGCCGATGTTTATCGGTACGATGTTGTTGCTGGAATGGGGTGTATTTAAAGGTAATCCGCAGGCGAACCAGTATGGGGAAAAGGGGTTAAGTGTAAAATTCCTAGCACAATAG